In Rattus norvegicus strain BN/NHsdMcwi chromosome 1, GRCr8, whole genome shotgun sequence, a genomic segment contains:
- the Fpr2l1 gene encoding formyl peptide receptor, related sequence 3 has translation MEANSSIPLNGSEVVFYDSTTSTVLWILSVVVLSITFVLGVLGNGLVIWVAGFRMAHTVTTICYLNLALGDFSFMATLPIHIISMVMKGKWLFGWFLCKFVHSIVHINLFASVFLITLIAMDRCTCVLHPVWAQNHRTVGLARKVVVGAWILSLLLTLPHFLFLTTVRDPRGEVHCTCNFESVVANPEEQLKVSIIVSTAIGIISFIIGFSLPMSFIAICYGLMAVKICRKDFLNSSRPLRVLSAVAISFFMCWFPFQLIILLGNIWNKETPNSIHILLNPASTLASFNSCLNPILYVFLGQEFREKLIHSLSASLERALQEDSVLNDGKSSNFSSCPADSEL, from the coding sequence ATGGAAGCCAACTCCTCCATCCCTCTGAATGGATCAGAAGTGGTGTTTTATGATTCTACCACCTCTACAGTTCTGTGGATCCTCTCAGTGGTAGTCCTCTCCATAACCTTTGTCCTTGGTGTGCTAGGTAATGGGCTTGTGATTTGGGTGGCTGGGTTCCGAATGGCACACACTGTTACTACCATCTGTTATCTGAACCTGGCTTTGGGTGACTTCTCTTTCATGGCTACTTTACCAATACACATCATCTCAATGGTCATGAAAGGAAAATGGCTTTTTGGATGGTTCCTTTGCAAATTTGTTCACAGCATTGTACATATAAACCTTTTTGCAAGTGTTTTCCTGATCACTCTCATTGCCATGGACCGTTGTACTTGTGTCCTGCACCCAGTATGGGCTCAAAATCACCGAACTGTGGGTCTAGCAAGAAAAGTGGTTGTTGGAGCTTGGATTCTTTCTCTGCTGCTTACTTTGCCACATTTTCTCTTCTTGACTACAGTGAGAGATCCAAGAGGTGAAGTGCATTGTACATGTAACTTTGAATCTGTGGTTGCAAACCCTGAGGAGCAGTTAAAGGTGTCAATTATTGTGAGCACAGCTATAGGAATCATAAGTTTTATTATTGGCTTCAGCCTACCCATGTCCTTCATTGCCATTTGCTATGGTCTCATGGCTGTCAAGATTTGCAGAAAAGATTTTCTGAATTCCAGCCGCCCCTTACGTGTTCTCAGTGCTGTAgcaatttccttctttatgtgtTGGTTCCCTTTTCAACTGATTATTCTTTTAGGTAATATCTGGAATAAGGAGACACCGAATAGCATTCACATATTGCTGAACCCAGCAAGCACACTGGCCTCCTTCAACAGCTGTCTCAACCCAATACTTTATGTCTTCCTTGGTCAAGAATTTAGGGAGAAACTGATTCATTCCCTGTCAGCCAGTCTGGAGAGGGCCCTGCAAGAAGACTCAGTCCTGAACGATGGCAAAAGCAGCAATTTTTCTTCATGTCCTGCAGATTCTGAATTATAG